The region CGGGAGGACAAACGCCTTCCTCCCTATTCCTCCCTCCACATAGCTTGCGATGGTTTCCGCACCGCCGTTGGCCACGTAAAGCATCTGGTCTTTCTGATGAATGTAATAATCCAGAAGCATTTTTTCGTGGTTGCCCTTGAGGAATACTAATTCTCCTCCCTTGTTGCGGATGTTTACAAGATGGTCCACCACTTCTCGGGATTTAGGACCGCGGTCGATATAGTCTCCAATGAACAAGAGCAAATCACCATTGTCCTTGTCCCAGGGAAGGATCTTCATCATTGCTACGAGTTTGTCGTAACAGCCGTGAATGTCGCCGACAGCAAATATTTTTCTGGTCATCATGGTAAAATATAGTTCCTGATTTGGCGGCTTGTCAACGGTTCGAGATCCGGCGGTGTCCCGCTTTCATGCCGTCCCGTTGCTGCGCCACGACCATCTGGACAGATCGAAGCTGGAAGCTTGGGACAGGCGCTCGCTGAAACGGCGCGTGGTACCATTCCGCTGAATTTAGAGCAGAAATGCAGGTTCTCGACACGATGATCAATATTTTAACAAAATTTAAACGAGCCACGAGCATTAGACAAGGAAAAAAAGCCTTCACCGGAAACCCCTCCATACAGGGCCGTTTCGCTGACCGCGCCTGGAAGGTCCGGATGTATTTTCATTCAAGGGAAGAACCGATCCGTATTTCAGTGGTCAACTGAACTTAAGTTGTCCGCACTCTTCTTCGAGGGTGCCGGCACTTACGGGCATGTAGCGTAGGTGTTCGATTCTTATCGGCTATCCAGCAGAACGTCTTTGACCGGAACGAGTCGTATTGATAT is a window of Desulfomonile tiedjei DNA encoding:
- a CDS encoding serine/threonine protein phosphatase translates to MTRKIFAVGDIHGCYDKLVAMMKILPWDKDNGDLLLFIGDYIDRGPKSREVVDHLVNIRNKGGELVFLKGNHEKMLLDYYIHQKDQMLYVANGGAETIASYVEGGIGRKAFVLPEDHLEFFLSLSLYYETDDYIFVHAGLRDGIPIDTQSEEDLLWIREEFIYSAFDWNKRIIFGHTALETPFVTPGKIGIDTGAVYGNKLTAVELPRMRFYQV